Part of the Kushneria marisflavi genome, CTCAACCGTGTTCGTGACGGCGAAGGCAACTTCGGCTACAACGCTCAGACCGGCGAATACGGCGATCTGTTCGAAATGGGTGTTCTCGACCCGGCCAAGGTCTCGCGCTCTGCCCTGCAGTCTGCCGGTTCCGTAGGCGGCCTGATCATCACGACCGAAGCCATGGTTGCCGATGATCCAGAAGAGAAGGAAGCTGCCGGTGGCGGTGACATGGGCGGCATGGGTGGTATGGGCGGCATGATGTAATCATCCCCCGAAGCCCGACCCCTCCCGGGTCACTTCGAAAGCCCCGCCTTGTGCGGGGCTTTTTCATGTCTATGGTATGCTTTACGCCCATCCATGATTCACAAGCGTGTCTGATCTCATGACCCTCACCGTCCGCGCTGCCGTCCCCGAGGACGCTGCCACCATCGTGCGTTTTATCACCGAACTGGCCATTTATGAGCGTGCCGAGCACGAAATGAAGGCTGATGAGTCGATGATTCGAGACACCCTGTTCGGCGATCAACCGCACGCTCACGCCCTGATCGCCGAGCACAATGATCAGCCGATTGGCCTTGCCGTCTATTTTTTCAACTATTCGACCTGGCTTGGTCATCGCGGTCTCTATGTCGAAGACGTCTTCGTTACCGCCAGCGCCAGAGGCCAGGGCGCGGGGCTTGCGCTGATGAAGGCGCTGGCCGCCATTGCCATCGATAACGGCTGCCCGCGCTTTGACTGGCAGGTGCTGGACTGGAATCAACCGGCGATCGATTTCTACGATGCCATCGGTGCCGAGCCGCGCAGGGAGTGGCTCTCCTATCGTCTCGAAGGCGAAGCGCTCAGGCAATTTGCCCAATCAGGAGCCGCGCGCCATGACTGAACCACGCACGGCACTTGATCACGTTCGTATCGTACTGGTGCAGACCTGGCACCCGGGCAATATCGGCGCCGCCGCACGCGCCATGCGCACCATGGGGCTTACGCAGCTGGTACTGGTCAGTCCGCGCCAATTCCCCGATGAAGAAGCAACGCGCATGGCCGCCGGCGGCGAGCCACTGCTGGAACAGGCACGCGTCGTTGAAAGCCTTGAAGAGGCGGTCGCCGACTGCGGTGCCGTGGTAGGCCTGTCAGCTCGCCTGCGTAATCTGGCCCTGCCGCAGTTTGAAGAGGGTGACGAGATGGCCCGTGAGCTGATGTCGCTGGCCGAGGACATGCCGGTGGCACTGGTGTTTGGTCGCGAGCGCTCGGGGCTGACCAATGACGAAATCGCCTGCTGCACGCATCAGCTGAGCCTGCCGGCCAATCCGGACTATCCGATTCTCAATCTTTCCCAAGCCGTGCAGGTCTGTGCTCATGAGCTGTATCGGGCCTGGCGTCACCGCCATGCGGACCAAAAGTCACGGACTGCCCCTGCGGACATCGGGATGCAGAGCGTTCGAGAGAAGGACCTGCCGCCGACCCGTGAGCAGATGCAGCACTTTCAGCAGTCGCTGGCCACGGCGCTTCAGGAAGCCGGCTTTTTGAACCAGCCTCATGCCCAAACGCTGGAGCGACTACAGAACTTTTATCAGCGCTCCTCACCCACTCGCAAGGAGCTTTCGCTGCTGCAGGGCGCCCTTCGAGCGCTGACCAGACCATCCGATGACACATGAAAAGGGCCCCATTCAGGGGCCCTTTTCATTGCCACACCGACTTGCTCGGCATTGCTCAGGCACGTACGGCCTGACGACCCAGTCCGCCGAAAAGATCCAGCATGCGCTCATGCCACTGCGCCACCGGGTCATCGGATTTGAGCAGCGCACCGTCATGGACCACGTACGCCAGCATGAACATGCCAAACACCAGATAGTCGGCACCGGCCGGATAATCCCCGTCGATAAACGCAGCCCCTTCAAGCTGGGCGCGCAGCGGCGGCAGAGCCTTCTCCAGCATCTCCATGCCCTGCTCGGTATTCTGAAACGCCTCAAGGGTCATGCCAAAGCGCGCTTCACGGCTTTCCCGGAAATACGGCTGATCCTTAGGATCGATGATCGAGAACACGTCCAGAATGGCAATTTTCATTAGTGCGGGGGCAAGCTGGGTTTCCGCCCAGTGCTTGATGAATCGAGCACGCGAACGCGCCATGTCATCGCCAAACAGTGCCGGGCCCGGATATTTATGGTCCAGCCAGGTCATGATGTCGAAACTATCGGTGACTACTTCATCATCTTCATCAACGATGACCGGCACCTTCTCCTGACCCGAAAAGGCAATGTCCTGCTTGTCGCTGAAGTGCCACGCCCGGGTTTCAAATGTCAGGCCCTTGTGATGCATGGCCAGCGCCGTTCGCCAGCAAAAGGGAGAAAATCGCAGGGCTGTATTTTCGCCACAAAGGTCATACATGATGCGCGCCATGCTTCCTCCTTCTCCATATGATCGACAGCCGTACGGATCGACGCCGTACTGCCACGGTATTCCCCACTATAGCAGTTGGGGAACACCGCACAGGAAAAGACCACTCTAGAGAATCATGGCGGCAATCCAGCCAAAGGCCATCAGCGGCAGGTTGTAGTGGATAAAGGTCGGCACCACCGAATCGCGGATATGATCATGCTGACCGTCGGCAGCAAGGCCTGAGGTTGGGCCAAGCGTGGAGTCCGAAGCAGGCGAGCCCGCATCCCCCAGCGCCGCGGCCGTTCCCACCAGCGCGACGGTAGCCATGGGCGAGAAACCAAAGCTCAGCGCCAGCGGTACGTAAAGAGAGGCGATAATCGGGATGGTCGAAAACGACGAGCCGATGCCCATGGTGATAAAAAGCCCCACCAGCAGCATGATCAGTGCGGCCAGTGCCTGGCTGCTGCCGAAGGCATGAGCACTTTGTACCAGTGATTCGATCTCGCCGGTGGCCTGCATGACGCTGGCAAAGCCGGCCGCCGTGATCATGATAAATCCGATGGTCGCCATCAGGCGCATGCCTTCGCTGAAAACGCCATCCTGTTCGCGCCAGCGAAAGACGCCACTGAGCGACAACACCACAAAACCGGCCAGGGCGCCGAGCACCATGGAATCCAGCCAGAGCTGAACGATCAGCGTGGCGCCAATCGATAACACCAGAGCCCCCCATTGCCAGGGTCTGAGCCGCACACGGGCATCACTCTTGTCGGTACTGCTCTGGGGCGCTGCGGCATCAGCCTGATTGGCGACCGGGCGATCTTCATAAATACGCGGACGGCGATAGCTGATAAAGACCGCTACCAGAAGCCCTGCCAGCATGCCCGAAATGGGCAGTGCCATGGCCATGGGCACCTGCGCGGCAGTGATCTCAAGCCCTGCCGACGCACCGGCAGAGTTGATATTGGCCAGCAGAATATCGTTGAGAAAGATCGCGCCAAAACCGACCGGCAGCAGCATGTAGGGCGCGGTAATGCCGAAGGTGATCACGCAGGCGATGAGACGCCGGTCGAGCTTCAGACGATTGAAGACCGGCAGCAGCGGAATGACCACAATGGGAATAAAGGCAATGTGTACCGGCACCAGATTCTGTGAGCAGATGGCGGCCGTCAGCAGGGAAACAATCAGCAGCGTCTTGAGGGTTTTCGGATGGGTCCGCTGGCCATCAAGTGCCCGAAGAAAGCGCTGCGCCACGCCCTCGGTAATCCCCGAACGTGCCAGCGCCACGGCAAAGGCACCCAGTGACGCATAGGAAAGCGCGATCCCGGCACCATCACCAATGCCATCATTGAAGGCGTCAAGCACCTCCTGAATGGAGAGACCGCTATAGAGACCGCCGGACACTGCCGCCACGATCAGGGCTGCCACGACCGGCACACGCGAAAGACTCAGGCCGACCATGATAAGGATGGAAATGACAATGGCATTCATTGGTGCAGCACAACCAGGGATAGAGAGTGAAGCCCGGCCAGAAAGCCGGATGGCATTGCCGCTTTAAAAAGGGCGCGCGCACTCTATCACAAACGCCTGCCATGGAACGGCTCCAGCATGCGCATCACGCCTCGACACATCGCTTTCAGGCACCCTTACCACCCCATGCTAGACTGAGGGTCTACCGTGACCGACGTTTCTGGAGCAAGGATCGCCATGTCGATCGAAGATCTACACCTTAACCTGCGCAATCTTGAAGTCGAGGATTACGCCAAACTCAAGGTACTGATGGATGTTGTTTACAACGATATTGGCGGCGCCTGGGAAAAGCACACCATCGATCGTCTGATCGCCGAATTCCCGGATGGCCAGATTGTCATCGAGGATGAAGACCGCATCGTTGGGGTCGCCCTGACCGTGCTGGTTGACTATGAAACCTTCTCCAACCCGCACAAGTACGACGACCTGATCGGTAATCGGGAGATCATTCTCAACAACGTTCAGGGCGATGCCCTGTACGGACTGGACGTCCTGATTGACCCGGCCTACCGGGGCTATCGTCTTGGTCGACGACTGTATGAAGCGCGCAAGGATCTGTGCCGCTCCATGAACCTGCGCGCCATTCTGGCCGGCGGGCGCATCCCCAACTATTTCGAGCACGCCGCCGAGCTGTCACCAACGCAGTACATCGATCAGGTGTCACGCAAGGAGATCTACGACCCGATCCTCTCCTTCCAGCTTGCCAATGACTTTCTGGTCAAGCGCCTGTTAAAGAAGTATCTGCCCGAGGATGAGCGCTCGCAAGGCTATGCCACCCTGCTTGAGTGGAACAACATCCTTTATGAGCCGGTCGCCCGCGTACTGGAATCTCGCAAGACCCAGGTTCGGGTCGGTGCCGTCCAGTGGCAGATGCGCGAATTTGCCTCGGTCGAGCAGGTGCTTCAGCAGGTCGAATTCTATGTGGACGCCATCGCGGACTACCAGAGCGATTTCGCCGTGTTCCCGGAGCTTTTCAATACCCCGCTGATGGGACTGACCGACCAGTCCGACCAGATCAAGGCCATCCATTTTCTGGCCGGTTTTACCGAGCGCTTCAAGACCGAAATCTCGCGCATGGCGGTGTCCTACAACATCAACATCATTGCCGGTTCAATGATGGAAGAAGACAGCGAAGGCAAGCTTTATAACGTCTCCTATCTCTGCCATCGCGACGGCAACATCGAACGTCAGGCCAAGCTGCACATTACCCCGCAGGAGCGACGCGACTGGGTAGTGGAAGGCGGCGACGAACTGCGCGTTTTCGAGACAGATGCCGGACGCATCGGCATCCTGATCTGTTATGACGTCGAGTTTCCCGAACTGCCGCGCCTGCTGGCCGAGCAGGAGATGGACATTCTGTTCGTGCCGTTCTGGACCGATACCAAAAACAGCTACCTGCGCGTGCGCCACTGCAGCCAGGCCCGGGCGATCGAAAACGAATGCTACGTGGTCGCCTGTGGCAGCGTCGGCAATGTGCCCTCGATCGAGAATCTCGATATCCAGTACGCACAGTCTTCGGTCTTTTCGCCTTCGGATTTTGCCTTTCCGCATGACGCGGTCATGTCTGAAACCACGCCCAACACCGAAATGGTCATGTTCTCGGATCTTGATCTGACACGCCTGCGCGTGGTCAGAAGCGAAGGGTCGGTGACCAATCTCAAGGATCGTCGCAAGGATCTTTTCGATCTGCGCTGGCGTGACTGGTCGTGGAAGTCGGGGTCCAATCCGGATTCCTATTGACACAAATGGTTGTACAACAACCATTGTCTTTACAGACCCTTGTTCTAAGCTTTGGCAAGAGTTGGAAGGCATACCTGCCAATTCACCCATCAGAAGGAGGCGATGATGAAAAAGGCGTTAATGACCGGGGCAACGCTTGCCCTGACCACCCTATGGCTTGGCGGCTGTGCTGGTGGGCCTGACTGGCAAAAGCCGGACGGCACGTCACAACAGCTGCACTCCGACAAGGCCGATTGTCAGGTCATGGAGAACAAGGCGGACAACGATCAGACCTATGATGACTGCATGAAGGGCCGTGGCTGGACGCCCACCTGATCGTGACCCGATGATGTTTCCATCGTATTCAGGGCCTCCCATCGGAGGCCCTTTTCATGGGTACCCGTCGATCTCGACCCGGTCATGCTCCACACACACAGCTCATCTATCATTGAAGGGTCAATGAGCAAAGGGTGAGACACACATGGGTTGGTGGCAGGAGCAGAAATGGCAGCGCTGGAAGACACATCATCCGCTGCCCGAGGCAGCGTGGCACAGCGTTCACACACGTCTTCCGATGCTGGCCGGACTTTCCGGGCCCATGCTGGCCCGTCTTGGCGAGCGCAGCTGGCGCGTGCTGTTCGAGCTGCGTCTGTCGCTGCCGGCAGGTGTCGAATGGTCCATCGAAGCGCATCTTGAGATGGCCTCACAGATCGCGTTGATGAGTCTTGGCTGGTCAGACAGGCAGGCACTGGCAGCGCTGGGAGATACCCGCGAGATTATCGTGGTCCCCGGCGCCTTTCATCGTCATGTTCAGGAAATGGATGACTTTGGCGTCATGCATGAATTTGATGATGAACGCGCCGGGGAAACCTCCTGGGGGGGACCGGTCGCGCTGTCACTGGAGGAGGTCGAGTGCTGCGGACAGCGGGACGGCTTCAATGTCATCATTCACGAATTCGCCCACAAGCTCGACATGACCGGCAACATGGCCTTCGATGGCCAGCCTGCCCTGCCGGCCCATATTGATGCCAGGGAGTGGTATGACACCTTCATGCGAGCCTGGCAGGCGATGCAGGACACGCTGGCGCGCGGTGAAATACCACCCATCGACGAGTATGCAGCCACACACCCCAGCGAGTTTCTTGCCGTGTGCTGTGAATATTTTTTCAGTGCACCGGAGCAACTTGAGGCCGTCTGGCCGGATCTTTATGCCCTGTTGGTACGCTATTTCAATCAGGACCCCCTCAAGCGTCTGAAAGAATCGCTCCGTAAACATGAGCAGGCTTCTATCCGGCCGCCATGACCCTGTCACCCTCAGAAGATTGGACGGTGCTCGAACCACTCCCGCAAATGATCGAGCATGCTGCGAAGCCTGGGCGTTACCTGATCGCGATGGGCATACACACAATAAAGTCCCAGCACATCCGGGTCGTATTTCGGCAAAACGCGCACCAGCTGTCCGCTATCCAGTGCTTCCCGCAGCAAGAAGTCCGGCTGGAGCGTGATGCCCATGCCGGCAATGGCCATGTCACGCAGGATCTCGCCGCTGTTGGCCGTCACCCCGGCCTGCGTCGCACCGCTGTGATGATTGGCACCACGGGTAAAATGCAGGCGCTGACCGTGGCGGGCATAACGATAGTGGAGCCCCTGATGTGACGACAGCTCCCAGGGATGCTGAGGTGTGCCCTTTCTCGCCAGGTAGTCTGGCGAGGCGCATAGTGTCAGTCCGATATTGCCGATACGACGCGCAACCAGCGTGGAATCTTCCAGCATCCCGATACGAAGCGCCATGTCAAAGCCCTCATCGACCAGGTCGACCTGGCGGTCGCTGAGTACCAGCTCCAGCGAGACCGAGGGATACTCCTGTCGATAGCGGGCCAGAAGCGGCCCCAGATAGCGAATGCCAAAGGAATAAGGCGCGCTGATACGCAGCCGACCATCCAGCAGCGCCTGATCATCGTGCAAAACTCCCTCAAGGGTGGCCAGCTCTCGCACAATGGTCTCCCCCCGAGCCAGAACCTCCCGCCCGGCATCCGTCAGGCTCAGGCGCCGTGTGGTTCGGTTGATCAGGCGCGCTCCAAAACGCTGCTCCAGAAAGGCAATGTGCTTGCTGACCGAGGAGCGGGACATCGAAAGCCGCTCGGCCGCGCCAATGAAGGCGCCCAGCTGCGCCACTTCCATAAAGACCTTGAGGGCCGCAACGGTATCCATGATTGTTTCCAGATCAAAAACCAATACTCTCTAATTAGCATCTTTATCTTGGATAAGGAAGCAATCAAACTGCCGGCATTCAATGTTAAGGGAAAATTCATCATGCAGGTCACCTCGGAGATGACCGGTTCGACTCGCAGCCTGACGGGGCAGGATATCGCCGCCCTGCTGCTGCGTCTGGCACTGGGCACCATGTTCATTGCTCACGGCCTGACCAAGCTGCTGGTCTGGACACTGTCCGGCACCGGCGCATTTTTTGCCTCGATCGGTTTGCCGGCCTGGCTGGCCTGGCCCATTACCGGGCTTGAACTGGTCGGTGGAGCGCTGCTGATTCTGGGCGTTCGGGTGCGCTGGGTGGCGCTGATTCTGGCCCTTGAGCTCGTCGGTGCCAGCATTCCTCATATCGCCAACGGGTGGATGTTTTCCTCATCCGGCGGTGGCTGGGAGTATCCGGTGTTTCTCGCCGTGACCGCCCTGGCCCTGAGCTGCCTTGATGGCGGCAGGCTGAGCCTGTCAGGCCCTGCCGGACAGCACTCTTCCCTCAACGACCGGAGTTCATGACATGGCACAGGTTCTGTTCATTTCCCATGGCTCACCCGTAGAAGCCCTGGATAAGAGTGACAACGCCGATGCGTGGCGTGCCCTGTCCGGTCAGCTCAAGCGCCCGGCGCGCATTGTGATCGCCTCGGCCCACTGGTCGGGTTTTCCCATTCGCCTGACAGGAAGCAAGGCGCCGAAAACGATTCATGACTTTCACGGTTTTCCTGAGCCCTTGTATGACCTCCAGTATCCGGCACCCGGCGAGCCACAGCTGGCCCGCAACATCGCCTGCCGGCTGAGCGCTGCCGGCCTGCAGTCCTGGCTGGACCCTGAGCGAGGCCTGGATCATGGCATGTGGGTACCACTGCGACATCTCTACCCTGACGCTGATATTCCGGTGGTGGGCATCTCCATCAGCGCCCGCCATGATCCCGACTGGCACTACTATCTGGGTCGCCAACTGGCACAGTCGCTCGATGACGACACGCTGCTGATCTGCTCCGGCAGCATCACCCACAACCTGGGCGACATGCACGGTGATCGTATCGAGGTCTCCGGCTATGTCGATGCCTTCCAGACCTGGATCAGCCAGCAGATGGCCCAGCGAAACGATGGCGCACTGCTGAACTATCGCCGTCTGGCCCCTGAGGCGGTACGCGCCCATCCGAGCGATGAGCATCTGCTGCCCCTGTTTATCGCACTGGGGGCTGGTGATACCCGGGCTCCACAGCGTTTCAACGCGGTTATCTCCCAACAGTCTCTGGCCATGGATGCCTATCTGTTCGAGCGTGCCACCGTCGATCATGCCCCGGCGCTACCGAGCCCGATACGCTCGCTGGTCAGCGTCGGACGCTAGCCCCGTCAGGCTGGCCCGCTTGCCTCGCGGGCCAGCCACTGCCATAAAAGCCCGGCGTTTTGATGCAGGGGGCGCCCTTCTGGTCGCACCAGCCAGAACCCTTCCCGGGTAGGCAAAGTGGCCTCGAAGGGCATGACCAGCGCCGGGTCATCTTCTTCAAGAAGACGACGGTGCGCCAGTGCCACACCGCACCCACAGGCAGCCAGGCGCAGCGTCATGATCTGCGTATCACAGACCAGCCGGCGCGCATGGGTAGTCAGATGTCCAACCCCTGCGGCTTCCAGCCAGCCGGCCCAACCTGCGGAAAACCCGGTAGCATGCAACAGGGTCTGCCCTGCCAGATCCTCGGGGGTTTCCAGCATGGCCGCTACCTGCGGGGCACAGATCGGCGTCATGACCTCATGCCCCAGCGATTGCATCTGAACATCCTGCCAGTCTCCCTGGCCATATCGAATTTCGATGTCGGCATCGAGAGTGCCAAACTGCTGTGACCAGATGGCGGTCACCACCTGCAGTTCGATCTCTGGATGCTGGCGATGAAAGGCCGCCAGCCGAGGTGCCAGCCAGTACTGCTGAACCCCTGGCGTTGCTCTTAAAATGACAGGCGCGTTACTGACCGGCCCAAAGACTTCCGCAGTGCCCATGGACAGCTGTGAGAAGGCCGCCTGCAGGCCGGGCAACCAAGCCCGGGCGGCATCCGTCAGCGAAATGCGCTGTGAATGACGAATGAACAGGGATTGTCCGAGACGATCTTCAAGCAATCGAATACGCTGACTGATCGCCGATTGTGAGACGCCAAGTTCTACACCGGCGGCGGTAAAGCTCAAGTGACGGGCCGAAGCTTCAAAGGCCTGCATCCAGGCCAGCGGCGGTAGACGAGTCACGATTTTCTCCATCAAACGATCAGTCGTCCTGACCGTGGCTTCTCATGGTGGCAACGTACTGACATCAAACGTTTTGATGATACCCAAAACTGTGCTGATGCTGGCATGAGGCCGCGCGTTCATGACAGCACAGTCGCATTATCGTCATCGTACCGGTTGATGCGCCTGTCCGGCCTGACTAGACTCGTGGCCCTTCTCTGGCTGCGGACGGCGTTGTCATGACCAGGCGTGTGTGGCTTGTCATTATTGTAATTGTGCTCATGCTGGCGATGGGCGGTTTCTGGCAGTGGCTTGCCATGGGTGATGCCATTACGGCTGAAAAGCTCGAGCAGTGGCTGGGTGAAACCATGAGTCTGCGCGAATCATGGTGGGCACCGCCAGTGCTGATGCTGACCTACATGATTGGCAGCCTGATCATGTTTCCGCTGACGATTCTGGTGGGGGCGACCGGGCTGATCTTTGGTCCCTGGTGGGGGCTTTTCTATGCGCTTTCGGGCACCATGGTCGCGTCAACGGCGACCTGGCTTCTGGGCCGAGCGCTGGGGCGTGAGATTCTGACCCGCTACGGCGGCGATCGTATTCATCGTCTGGCCGACAGTGTCTCGCGTCATGGCATTCGAACCATGATTGTCTTCAACCTGCTGCCACTGGCCCCGTTCACTTTCACCAACATGATCGCCGGCGCCTGCCGAATGCCCTATGGGGTCTACATGGTCGGCTCGGTCATCGGCATTCTGCCGGGGCTGGCGGCCGTCACGGTCGCGGGCAGCCGACTGGGCGAGCTGATCCGCTCGCGCAGTCTGGATGATCTTCTCTGGCTGGTCATCGCAGTCGCAGGCGTGGTCGTACTGGGTCTTGTCTTTCGCTGGATCTCACGACACCGACAGCAGGCCTGATACGGTCGGCGTCATGGGCTCAGGTCTTTTTGACGCCGGAGGCAGGTACGTTGCCCTCCAGGTCATCGCGAAGCTGCATCAGGGTCACTTCCCCCGGGGTGATCGAGGTGGCGCTACCGGGTTGAAAATGGTGTCCCTGGGTCAGCGGCGTCAGGCTGCCTTCGACCAGCGGCACCCTTTGCCCGGTCGGCGGCGCCGGACGCATGCGCGGCGCGACCCGCTTTGAGCCACCGAAGACACGGCGCAGTACCGTGCCGCGATGACACAGCAGATTCCACTCTGCCTCCAGTCTGGCGCGCGCCTGATCCCAGGTCGTCTGGTCACCATTCGATGATGCCTTTCGGGTCTGATGGGCCGCCAGCAGGCGCTCATAGACCGCCAGACACTGATCGGCGCACTTGCAGGTATCAAACTTCGAAGCCGTCTCCAGCGCACCCTGACGCAGGCTCTGACAGCGCTGCGGGTCCAAAAGACTCCCCAGCGCCCGGGCAAACGCCTGCTCATCCTGCTCCGGCAACAGCAGTCCGTTGCGCTCATGGGAGAGCACCTCGCGCACACCGGTGGCATCAAGGGCTACTACCGGCAGGCCTGCGGCCATCGCCTCCACCACCACCATCCCCTGGGTTTCACTGAAGGAGGCAAAGGCAAAACTGTCCATGGCGTGATAGGCATCGATCAGCGACTGCTCCTTGAGCACGCCGGTGAGATGCACCCGCTCACCCACCCCCATCTGATGGGCCCGGGTCAGGATGGCATCCCGCTCGTCACCATCACCGACCACCATGAAGTGCATGTCCGGATGATCGCATAGCGCCTGACAGACACTCTGGGTGAGAAACGGCAGGTTTTTTTCCTGTGCCAGTCGTCCGACATGGCCGACCACATGAGCATGATCATCGATACCGAAGTGCGACCGCCAGTGATGGCGATTACCGCTGGAAAAGCGTTCGATATCCACCCCACTGGGTACCACTTCCAGCGCCGTCTTCACGCCGCGTTCACGCAGAATGTCGCGAATGCTGTCACTGGGCGCAATCACGGTATCGCAAAGCGCGCTATAGCCGTTGGAAAGCGCCAGCGCAAAGCGCTGCATCACCGGAGAGTTGCCCGGCACGTAGTGGGTGTAAT contains:
- a CDS encoding GNAT family N-acetyltransferase → MTLTVRAAVPEDAATIVRFITELAIYERAEHEMKADESMIRDTLFGDQPHAHALIAEHNDQPIGLAVYFFNYSTWLGHRGLYVEDVFVTASARGQGAGLALMKALAAIAIDNGCPRFDWQVLDWNQPAIDFYDAIGAEPRREWLSYRLEGEALRQFAQSGAARHD
- a CDS encoding TVP38/TMEM64 family protein, with protein sequence MTRRVWLVIIVIVLMLAMGGFWQWLAMGDAITAEKLEQWLGETMSLRESWWAPPVLMLTYMIGSLIMFPLTILVGATGLIFGPWWGLFYALSGTMVASTATWLLGRALGREILTRYGGDRIHRLADSVSRHGIRTMIVFNLLPLAPFTFTNMIAGACRMPYGVYMVGSVIGILPGLAAVTVAGSRLGELIRSRSLDDLLWLVIAVAGVVVLGLVFRWISRHRQQA
- a CDS encoding M90 family metallopeptidase yields the protein MGWWQEQKWQRWKTHHPLPEAAWHSVHTRLPMLAGLSGPMLARLGERSWRVLFELRLSLPAGVEWSIEAHLEMASQIALMSLGWSDRQALAALGDTREIIVVPGAFHRHVQEMDDFGVMHEFDDERAGETSWGGPVALSLEEVECCGQRDGFNVIIHEFAHKLDMTGNMAFDGQPALPAHIDAREWYDTFMRAWQAMQDTLARGEIPPIDEYAATHPSEFLAVCCEYFFSAPEQLEAVWPDLYALLVRYFNQDPLKRLKESLRKHEQASIRPP
- a CDS encoding LysR substrate-binding domain-containing protein yields the protein MTRLPPLAWMQAFEASARHLSFTAAGVELGVSQSAISQRIRLLEDRLGQSLFIRHSQRISLTDAARAWLPGLQAAFSQLSMGTAEVFGPVSNAPVILRATPGVQQYWLAPRLAAFHRQHPEIELQVVTAIWSQQFGTLDADIEIRYGQGDWQDVQMQSLGHEVMTPICAPQVAAMLETPEDLAGQTLLHATGFSAGWAGWLEAAGVGHLTTHARRLVCDTQIMTLRLAACGCGVALAHRRLLEEDDPALVMPFEATLPTREGFWLVRPEGRPLHQNAGLLWQWLAREASGPA
- a CDS encoding DODA-type extradiol aromatic ring-opening family dioxygenase; translation: MAQVLFISHGSPVEALDKSDNADAWRALSGQLKRPARIVIASAHWSGFPIRLTGSKAPKTIHDFHGFPEPLYDLQYPAPGEPQLARNIACRLSAAGLQSWLDPERGLDHGMWVPLRHLYPDADIPVVGISISARHDPDWHYYLGRQLAQSLDDDTLLICSGSITHNLGDMHGDRIEVSGYVDAFQTWISQQMAQRNDGALLNYRRLAPEAVRAHPSDEHLLPLFIALGAGDTRAPQRFNAVISQQSLAMDAYLFERATVDHAPALPSPIRSLVSVGR
- a CDS encoding LysR family transcriptional regulator, translating into MDTVAALKVFMEVAQLGAFIGAAERLSMSRSSVSKHIAFLEQRFGARLINRTTRRLSLTDAGREVLARGETIVRELATLEGVLHDDQALLDGRLRISAPYSFGIRYLGPLLARYRQEYPSVSLELVLSDRQVDLVDEGFDMALRIGMLEDSTLVARRIGNIGLTLCASPDYLARKGTPQHPWELSSHQGLHYRYARHGQRLHFTRGANHHSGATQAGVTANSGEILRDMAIAGMGITLQPDFLLREALDSGQLVRVLPKYDPDVLGLYCVYAHRDQVTPRLRSMLDHLREWFEHRPIF
- a CDS encoding RNA methyltransferase, yielding MTEPRTALDHVRIVLVQTWHPGNIGAAARAMRTMGLTQLVLVSPRQFPDEEATRMAAGGEPLLEQARVVESLEEAVADCGAVVGLSARLRNLALPQFEEGDEMARELMSLAEDMPVALVFGRERSGLTNDEIACCTHQLSLPANPDYPILNLSQAVQVCAHELYRAWRHRHADQKSRTAPADIGMQSVREKDLPPTREQMQHFQQSLATALQEAGFLNQPHAQTLERLQNFYQRSSPTRKELSLLQGALRALTRPSDDT
- a CDS encoding bifunctional GNAT family N-acetyltransferase/carbon-nitrogen hydrolase family protein — encoded protein: MSIEDLHLNLRNLEVEDYAKLKVLMDVVYNDIGGAWEKHTIDRLIAEFPDGQIVIEDEDRIVGVALTVLVDYETFSNPHKYDDLIGNREIILNNVQGDALYGLDVLIDPAYRGYRLGRRLYEARKDLCRSMNLRAILAGGRIPNYFEHAAELSPTQYIDQVSRKEIYDPILSFQLANDFLVKRLLKKYLPEDERSQGYATLLEWNNILYEPVARVLESRKTQVRVGAVQWQMREFASVEQVLQQVEFYVDAIADYQSDFAVFPELFNTPLMGLTDQSDQIKAIHFLAGFTERFKTEISRMAVSYNINIIAGSMMEEDSEGKLYNVSYLCHRDGNIERQAKLHITPQERRDWVVEGGDELRVFETDAGRIGILICYDVEFPELPRLLAEQEMDILFVPFWTDTKNSYLRVRHCSQARAIENECYVVACGSVGNVPSIENLDIQYAQSSVFSPSDFAFPHDAVMSETTPNTEMVMFSDLDLTRLRVVRSEGSVTNLKDRRKDLFDLRWRDWSWKSGSNPDSY
- a CDS encoding glutathione S-transferase N-terminal domain-containing protein, with product MARIMYDLCGENTALRFSPFCWRTALAMHHKGLTFETRAWHFSDKQDIAFSGQEKVPVIVDEDDEVVTDSFDIMTWLDHKYPGPALFGDDMARSRARFIKHWAETQLAPALMKIAILDVFSIIDPKDQPYFRESREARFGMTLEAFQNTEQGMEMLEKALPPLRAQLEGAAFIDGDYPAGADYLVFGMFMLAYVVHDGALLKSDDPVAQWHERMLDLFGGLGRQAVRA
- a CDS encoding DoxX family protein yields the protein MQVTSEMTGSTRSLTGQDIAALLLRLALGTMFIAHGLTKLLVWTLSGTGAFFASIGLPAWLAWPITGLELVGGALLILGVRVRWVALILALELVGASIPHIANGWMFSSSGGGWEYPVFLAVTALALSCLDGGRLSLSGPAGQHSSLNDRSS
- a CDS encoding Na+/H+ antiporter family protein codes for the protein MNAIVISILIMVGLSLSRVPVVAALIVAAVSGGLYSGLSIQEVLDAFNDGIGDGAGIALSYASLGAFAVALARSGITEGVAQRFLRALDGQRTHPKTLKTLLIVSLLTAAICSQNLVPVHIAFIPIVVIPLLPVFNRLKLDRRLIACVITFGITAPYMLLPVGFGAIFLNDILLANINSAGASAGLEITAAQVPMAMALPISGMLAGLLVAVFISYRRPRIYEDRPVANQADAAAPQSSTDKSDARVRLRPWQWGALVLSIGATLIVQLWLDSMVLGALAGFVVLSLSGVFRWREQDGVFSEGMRLMATIGFIMITAAGFASVMQATGEIESLVQSAHAFGSSQALAALIMLLVGLFITMGIGSSFSTIPIIASLYVPLALSFGFSPMATVALVGTAAALGDAGSPASDSTLGPTSGLAADGQHDHIRDSVVPTFIHYNLPLMAFGWIAAMIL